In a single window of the Deinococcus aetherius genome:
- the mltG gene encoding endolytic transglycosylase MltG, whose protein sequence is MTRLQGRGTPWWVWLLLTLFVLLLLAAGGVFLYLRSLTGPAGGGPYTLEVKPGDTLPAIARRLEARGIVKNARALRFVMDRNGTAGRLKEGLYDLSGTMNVYQVAERLAGPARIPTVNVTIPEGRRIKDIPPIFEKAGFGAAEVQAALNDASLSPYARGKQKNLEGFVFPATYEFRVGQTPRSAVQEMVGRMEQEFTPANIAAAKRLGLSVRDWVILASMVQAEAANDEEMPIIAGVFLNRLRDGIALGSDPTVAYGLGKDLPELDRSAGDFTKDTPYSTYTRMGLPAGPINNPGQAALLSVVKPKRKMDDGRDALYFLHGLNGKIYVNHDYNAHLRDIARYR, encoded by the coding sequence GTGACGCGGTTGCAAGGGCGGGGCACGCCATGGTGGGTGTGGCTGCTCCTCACGCTGTTCGTGTTGCTGCTGCTCGCGGCGGGCGGGGTCTTCCTGTACCTGCGCAGCCTCACGGGTCCGGCGGGCGGAGGGCCCTACACTCTAGAGGTCAAGCCGGGTGACACGCTCCCGGCCATCGCGCGTCGCCTGGAGGCGCGCGGCATCGTGAAGAACGCCCGCGCCCTGCGCTTCGTGATGGACCGCAACGGCACGGCGGGCCGCCTCAAGGAGGGGCTGTACGACCTCAGCGGCACCATGAACGTCTATCAGGTCGCCGAGCGGCTGGCGGGCCCCGCGCGCATCCCCACCGTGAACGTCACCATCCCCGAGGGACGGCGCATCAAGGACATCCCCCCCATCTTCGAGAAGGCCGGGTTTGGGGCGGCGGAGGTCCAGGCGGCCCTCAACGACGCTTCTCTGAGCCCCTACGCGCGGGGCAAGCAGAAGAACCTGGAGGGCTTCGTCTTTCCCGCCACCTACGAGTTCCGGGTAGGGCAGACCCCCAGGAGCGCCGTGCAGGAGATGGTGGGGCGCATGGAGCAGGAGTTCACGCCCGCCAACATCGCCGCCGCCAAGAGGCTGGGCCTGAGCGTGCGCGACTGGGTGATCCTCGCCAGCATGGTGCAGGCCGAGGCCGCGAACGACGAGGAGATGCCGATCATCGCCGGGGTGTTCCTCAACAGGTTGCGCGACGGTATCGCCCTGGGGAGCGACCCTACCGTCGCCTACGGGCTGGGCAAGGACCTGCCCGAACTCGACCGCAGCGCCGGGGACTTCACCAAGGACACGCCGTACTCGACCTACACCCGCATGGGCCTGCCCGCCGGGCCGATCAACAACCCGGGGCAGGCCGCGCTCCTGAGCGTCGTCAAGCCCAAGCGCAAGATGGACGACGGGCGGGACGCCCTGTACTTCCTGCACGGGCTGAACGGCAAGATTTACGTCAACCACGACTACAACGCCCACCTGCGGGACATCGCGCGTTACCGCTGA
- a CDS encoding carbohydrate kinase family protein — protein MTQDQHKHGRGVRGPLVSLGDLAWDVLAKPDTILMAGGDTTGRLELSGGGSAANLAVWASRAGYPTAFVGKIGRDRFGELATAELEAEGVEGHLVLSGEHRTGVILALIDQRGQRAMLTGQGADWELLPGELPREVLVGAGHLHLTAWSLFRDPPRAAALEAARIAKAGGATLSLDPGSFQMIGQMGRESFLEIVDAIPFDVIFPNEDEAHAMSGCTDPDRALDWLRGRYPHALVVLKLDEEGALLEGPAQPRTRVAATRDRLIDATGAGDSFGGAFLAEWLRHGDAVSAARLAVQVGGWVVARFGARPPADAELQARLAAFRPGVGA, from the coding sequence ATGACTCAGGATCAGCACAAGCACGGGCGCGGGGTGCGGGGACCGCTGGTGTCGCTGGGCGACCTCGCGTGGGACGTGCTCGCCAAGCCCGACACCATCCTGATGGCCGGGGGGGACACGACCGGGCGGCTCGAACTCTCGGGCGGCGGCTCGGCGGCGAACCTCGCCGTGTGGGCGAGCCGCGCCGGGTACCCCACCGCCTTCGTGGGCAAGATCGGCCGCGACCGCTTCGGCGAACTGGCGACCGCCGAGCTGGAGGCTGAGGGGGTGGAGGGTCACCTCGTCCTCAGCGGTGAACACCGCACCGGGGTGATCCTCGCCCTGATCGACCAGCGGGGCCAGCGGGCCATGCTCACCGGGCAGGGTGCCGACTGGGAACTGCTGCCCGGGGAACTGCCGCGCGAGGTTCTGGTGGGCGCCGGGCACCTCCACCTCACCGCCTGGAGCCTCTTCCGCGACCCGCCGCGCGCCGCCGCCCTGGAGGCCGCCCGGATCGCCAAGGCGGGCGGGGCCACCCTCAGCCTCGACCCGGGCAGCTTTCAGATGATCGGGCAGATGGGGCGCGAGAGCTTCCTGGAGATCGTGGACGCCATTCCCTTCGACGTGATCTTTCCCAACGAGGACGAGGCGCACGCCATGAGCGGCTGCACCGACCCGGACCGGGCGCTCGACTGGCTGCGCGGGCGCTACCCGCACGCCCTCGTCGTCCTCAAGCTCGACGAGGAGGGCGCCCTGCTGGAAGGTCCTGCTCAACCGCGCACCCGGGTCGCGGCCACCCGGGACCGCCTGATCGACGCGACCGGGGCCGGGGACAGCTTCGGGGGCGCCTTCCTGGCCGAGTGGCTGCGCCACGGGGACGCCGTGTCCGCCGCCCGGCTGGCTGTGCAGGTGGGTGGGTGGGTGGTCGCCCGCTTCGGGGCCCGGCCTCCCGCCGACGCGGAGCTTCAGGCCCGGCTCGCCGCCTTCCGCCCGGGAGTGGGGGCGTGA
- a CDS encoding cation:proton antiporter → MRRFLPLMLALLPLAGSALAEETGAAHSGPPEFLGQLTLLLGVSALAAYLSFRVGLVPIIGFLVAGVLAGPGALGLIRDPELISAASEVGVMLLLFTIGIEFSLERLARIARLIFLGGGLQTGLTVAAVAGALVVFGVGWQSAVFTGCLIALSSTAIVMRLLGERGETGARTGQVSLGILIFQDLAVVLMVLLIPMLAGQGGGLGGVVLALAKAAGIIAFVLVAARRLVPPVMEVVARTCSTEIFLLTVVALCFGTASLTALAGVSLALGAFLAGLLVSESRYGMQALGEILPLQVLFSAAFFLSVGLQLDPGFLLSNLPAVLGAVVLIAALKAAVTALSVRLLGERPRVAFPVALLTAQVGEFSFVLATTGAALGLSFAGLGERGTQVFIAATVLLMVLTPALAALATRLVGRLPQPRPSGETADEPEEGGHAPLGLPVEGRVVFAGYGAHARLAARALSRAGVPYSVITRSPDGASELTGRGAPVLIADYTRAGLLRELNLGSARALVIADDDPEMTERAVSVSRTVAPDLPIITRAETPEDFTHLQALGARHILTPRKEVAAGILDLLTPPSVTRADLARHLAERPAVILTPEQQAQCEHARTSPGPVTPEADVCLECVAAGDTWVHLRTCMTCGHVGCCDSSRNRHATRHARAEAHPVIHSAEPGETWAYCYEHGWTK, encoded by the coding sequence ATGAGGCGTTTTCTCCCGCTCATGCTCGCCCTCCTGCCGCTGGCCGGGTCGGCCCTGGCCGAGGAAACCGGGGCGGCGCACAGCGGCCCGCCGGAGTTCCTGGGGCAACTCACCCTGCTGCTGGGCGTGTCCGCCCTCGCCGCCTACCTGTCCTTCCGGGTGGGGCTGGTGCCCATCATCGGCTTCCTCGTGGCGGGGGTGCTCGCCGGGCCGGGGGCGCTCGGCCTGATCCGCGACCCGGAACTGATCTCGGCGGCGAGCGAGGTGGGCGTGATGCTGCTGCTCTTCACCATCGGGATCGAGTTCAGCCTGGAGCGGCTGGCCCGCATCGCCCGGCTGATCTTCCTGGGGGGTGGGCTCCAGACGGGGCTCACGGTCGCCGCCGTCGCCGGGGCCCTGGTCGTCTTCGGGGTGGGGTGGCAAAGCGCCGTGTTCACGGGCTGTCTGATCGCCCTGTCGAGCACGGCCATCGTGATGCGGCTGCTGGGCGAGCGGGGGGAGACGGGGGCGCGGACCGGGCAGGTCAGCCTGGGCATCCTGATCTTTCAGGACCTCGCGGTCGTGCTGATGGTGCTGCTAATCCCCATGCTCGCGGGGCAGGGGGGCGGGCTGGGCGGCGTCGTGCTCGCGCTCGCCAAGGCGGCCGGGATCATCGCCTTCGTGCTCGTCGCGGCCCGCCGCCTCGTGCCCCCCGTGATGGAGGTCGTGGCCCGGACGTGCAGCACCGAGATTTTCCTCCTCACGGTGGTCGCCCTGTGCTTCGGCACGGCGAGCCTGACGGCGCTCGCGGGGGTGAGCCTCGCGCTGGGGGCCTTCCTCGCCGGGCTCCTCGTGAGTGAGAGCCGCTACGGGATGCAGGCGCTGGGCGAGATTCTGCCCCTCCAGGTGCTGTTCAGCGCGGCGTTTTTCCTGTCGGTGGGCCTGCAACTGGACCCCGGCTTCCTGCTGTCGAACCTGCCCGCCGTGCTCGGGGCGGTCGTGCTCATCGCGGCGCTCAAGGCGGCGGTGACGGCCCTCAGCGTGCGGCTGCTGGGCGAGCGGCCCCGGGTCGCCTTTCCGGTCGCCCTCCTCACCGCGCAGGTGGGCGAGTTCTCGTTCGTGCTGGCGACCACGGGCGCCGCCCTGGGCCTGAGCTTCGCGGGGCTGGGAGAACGCGGCACCCAGGTCTTCATCGCGGCGACCGTGCTGCTGATGGTCCTGACCCCCGCGCTGGCCGCCCTCGCCACGCGACTTGTCGGGCGGCTGCCGCAACCCCGCCCCTCAGGGGAGACGGCGGACGAGCCGGAGGAGGGCGGGCACGCGCCGCTGGGCCTCCCCGTCGAGGGCCGGGTGGTCTTCGCGGGGTACGGGGCCCACGCCCGCCTCGCCGCCCGGGCCCTGTCGCGCGCCGGGGTCCCCTACAGCGTGATCACCCGCAGCCCGGACGGGGCGAGCGAACTCACGGGACGCGGCGCCCCCGTCCTGATCGCCGACTACACCCGGGCCGGGCTCCTGCGCGAGTTGAACCTGGGCTCGGCGCGGGCGCTGGTGATCGCCGACGACGACCCGGAGATGACGGAGCGCGCGGTGAGCGTGTCCCGCACCGTTGCCCCCGACCTCCCCATCATCACGCGGGCGGAGACGCCCGAGGACTTCACCCACCTCCAGGCCCTCGGGGCGAGGCACATCCTGACCCCGCGCAAGGAGGTCGCCGCCGGAATCCTCGACCTGCTCACGCCGCCGTCGGTCACCCGCGCCGACCTCGCCCGCCACCTTGCCGAGCGGCCCGCCGTCATCCTCACCCCCGAGCAGCAGGCGCAGTGCGAGCACGCCCGCACCAGCCCCGGCCCGGTCACGCCCGAGGCGGACGTGTGCCTGGAGTGCGTTGCTGCGGGTGACACCTGGGTCCACCTGCGGACCTGCATGACCTGCGGGCACGTGGGTTGCTGCGACTCCTCCAGGAACAGGCACGCCACCCGCCACGCCCGCGCCGAGGCCCACCCCGTCATCCACAGCGCCGAGCCCGGCGAGACCTGGGCGTACTGCTACGAGCACGGCTGGACGAAGTAG